Part of the Chloroflexota bacterium genome is shown below.
GCATGACATAGCTGGGTACAGCGCCAGCGAAATAACGCAATTCAGGAATGATGGAGTAGTCTAGTGTCCAGTCTAACGAAGTGAAGACGAGGACCGCTTATGTCTCTTGAGCCACCTCCGCACCTTCCTTTGCTCACGCGCGTGATGATTATGTAAAATGAGGTACATCTCTTTGTCTGGTGTCTCTTTACTCGAGTTGCTCAAGGAGCTTCAGGAACTTCTGAGGCCATGCCTGAGGCGGCGCTCCCCAATTAGATAGTGTCGAGCGCGAGAAACACATGCACTTTGCCCCACACGTACCACTCCATGTGAGCCAGAGATAAGCCCTGACGGTTGCTCAGTGAACTTATCTAGAGTATTGTCTTCACTGAGAAAGGTGATCCTTGCGTCAACCACCTAATGTGTGGGATAACAACTAATATCGGCTTATGCCTAACAGTCTATACAGTCTATCAATAATGAAACGAAGTAGCTGGCTACGCCTGGTGCTCTTGGTTGTTGGCCTTGTGGCTATCAGCTTTGGTATAGCTTACTTATTTCAATATCTGTTGTCACCCCTTCGGATGTCGTTGGACAGATTTGCCTGGTTAGCCTATCTGGTCGTCTTCGCCACCACGCTGCTCGGAAATTTGACCATCCTGGCCCCCGTACCCATAGCTGCGGCAATGATGATAGCCGCCGCCCAACAATGGAATCCCATACTGGTGGCCTTATTTGCCAGCATAGGTGGAACGATCGGAGAACTTAGTGGTTACTACGCTGGCTACCTGGGAAAGAAAATAGCGCTGGGCGAATTCGCCAAAGGATACGATAGAGTG
Proteins encoded:
- a CDS encoding VTT domain-containing protein, producing MPNSLYSLSIMKRSSWLRLVLLVVGLVAISFGIAYLFQYLLSPLRMSLDRFAWLAYLVVFATTLLGNLTILAPVPIAAAMMIAAAQQWNPILVALFASIGGTIGELSGYYAGYLGKKIALGEFAKGYDRVVSWINRYGPWAISLLAFQPILPFDIAGIVAGSSRMPLWKFMTALWIGKFPKFIILCYAGAGFMHFLPS